From Microcystis aeruginosa NIES-2549, a single genomic window includes:
- the cas2 gene encoding CRISPR-associated endonuclease Cas2: protein MYFVISYDISDDKRRTKIHNTLKSYGQRVQYSVFECDLTDTQYAKLRGRLSKLIKPDTDSIRFYFLCACCRGKVERIGGELPRDNTIFFV from the coding sequence ATGTATTTTGTTATCAGTTACGACATTTCCGATGATAAGCGACGAACCAAAATTCACAATACGTTAAAGTCCTACGGCCAACGGGTGCAGTATAGTGTTTTTGAGTGCGATCTAACCGATACCCAGTACGCTAAGCTGCGCGGGCGCTTGAGTAAGTTGATCAAACCCGATACCGATAGCATCCGCTTTTATTTTCTCTGTGCCTGTTGTCGGGGTAAAGTTGAACGCATCGGTGGTGAGTTACCCCGGGATAATACAATTTTTTTTGTTTAG
- the cas1d gene encoding type I-D CRISPR-associated endonuclease Cas1d: MGTVYVTREDAFLGKNDERLTVKASKETILDVPLLNVDGVVLFGRGSLSPALVIELLERHIPLSFVTSTGRYLGRLEPEMTKNIFVRRAQWQAAGDSPKAIHLVRGFVRGKLKNYRNILLRRQRDRKELDLQTAIACLEAAIGSIETTSAIDSLRGLEGAGSAAYFSCFDSLILGDTFTFASRNRRPPRDPVNSLLSLGYALLRHDVQSAINLVGFDPYLGYLHYQRYGRPSLALDLMEEFRAIVVDAVVLNGVNHPYLTPEHFTTEPLSGAVSLTREGLQIFLRLYEQKKQSKFKHPVMSKQCTYQEAFEIQARLMAKYLMDETDKYPPLILK; the protein is encoded by the coding sequence ATGGGAACGGTATATGTGACGAGAGAAGACGCATTTCTCGGCAAAAATGACGAGCGTTTAACGGTCAAAGCATCCAAAGAAACGATCCTCGATGTTCCTTTATTAAATGTTGATGGGGTGGTTTTATTTGGTCGCGGTTCGCTATCCCCAGCTTTGGTGATCGAACTGCTCGAACGTCATATTCCCCTGAGTTTCGTCACATCCACCGGACGCTATCTCGGTAGATTGGAACCAGAGATGACCAAAAATATTTTCGTTCGTCGAGCGCAATGGCAGGCCGCCGGCGATTCCCCGAAAGCCATTCATTTAGTGCGGGGATTCGTCCGCGGCAAGCTGAAGAATTACCGCAACATTCTACTCCGTCGTCAACGCGATCGAAAAGAGTTGGATTTACAAACGGCGATCGCTTGTCTGGAAGCAGCGATCGGCTCGATCGAAACAACCTCGGCGATCGATTCTCTCCGGGGGTTAGAGGGAGCGGGAAGCGCAGCCTATTTCAGTTGTTTTGATTCCTTAATTCTCGGCGATACTTTTACCTTTGCCTCGCGTAACCGTCGCCCCCCGCGAGATCCGGTCAATTCTCTTTTGAGTCTGGGTTATGCGTTATTGCGCCATGACGTGCAGAGTGCGATCAATTTGGTCGGTTTTGACCCCTATCTCGGTTATCTTCACTATCAACGCTACGGTCGCCCCTCGCTGGCACTGGATCTGATGGAAGAATTTAGAGCGATCGTCGTTGATGCCGTGGTTCTCAATGGGGTCAATCATCCTTATCTTACCCCCGAACATTTCACCACCGAACCCTTAAGCGGTGCGGTTTCCTTGACGAGAGAGGGATTACAGATTTTCCTGCGCTTGTACGAACAGAAGAAACAATCCAAGTTTAAGCATCCGGTAATGAGTAAACAGTGTACTTATCAAGAAGCTTTCGAGATTCAGGCCCGACTAATGGCGAAATATCTGATGGACGAGACGGATAAGTATCCACCTTTGATTTTAAAGTAG
- the cas4 gene encoding CRISPR-associated protein Cas4 — translation MDESDYIPIAALNHYAYCPHRCWRMFVAGEFLNNSYTIEGTNLHERVHTVGAGNREEIWQIRAIWLKSDNYRLIGKADLIESHDGEFIPVEYKRGSKGEWDNDELQVCAQAICLEEMTGKRLDTGYIYYASSHQRQPVAIDLALRQRAIATIRAVETLIQTGKMPPAVYSPRCKGCSLFDRCLPRLTEKVQRYQEED, via the coding sequence ATGGATGAATCTGATTACATACCGATCGCCGCCCTCAACCATTACGCCTACTGTCCCCACCGTTGTTGGCGGATGTTCGTCGCCGGGGAATTTCTTAATAATAGCTACACGATCGAGGGAACAAATTTACACGAACGAGTTCACACCGTTGGGGCGGGAAACCGCGAGGAAATATGGCAAATTCGGGCGATCTGGCTTAAATCAGATAATTACCGTCTCATCGGTAAAGCCGATCTGATCGAGTCCCACGACGGCGAATTTATCCCCGTGGAATACAAACGGGGCAGTAAGGGCGAATGGGATAACGACGAGTTGCAGGTGTGCGCTCAAGCCATCTGTTTGGAAGAAATGACGGGAAAAAGGCTAGATACTGGCTATATCTACTATGCCAGTTCTCACCAGCGTCAACCGGTGGCGATCGATCTTGCTCTACGGCAACGGGCGATCGCTACGATCCGAGCAGTTGAAACCCTGATCCAGACGGGAAAAATGCCCCCGGCGGTCTATTCACCCCGCTGCAAGGGATGCAGTTTGTTTGATCGCTGCTTGCCTCGATTAACTGAAAAAGTCCAACGATATCAAGAGGAAGACTAA
- the cas6 gene encoding CRISPR-associated endoribonuclease Cas6 — protein sequence MPYSLVLNLTPRSPIYPNFLTGRHLHALFLTLVSSVDQELGNILHASDADKAFTLSPLQMQSRRKTINFPRWRHEREIAPETPCWWRISLLDDRLFGKLTPLWLNLNPKQPWHLGSADLVITSVLATPQSVQPWANSCTYQYLYENASETNREFDFLFATPVTFRQGKFDSALPTRELVFNSLLSRWNRYSGISFDSIALESIFPSFFDIQTKLTDEAYKNQSIGCVGEIHYRLLGEVEPAKIKAINALADFALYAGVGRKTTMGMGMTRRISKDKR from the coding sequence ATGCCCTATAGTCTCGTTCTTAATCTCACACCCCGATCGCCGATCTATCCGAATTTTCTCACCGGACGACACCTTCATGCGCTATTCCTTACCCTTGTCAGTAGTGTCGATCAGGAATTAGGGAACATTCTACACGCATCGGATGCGGATAAAGCCTTTACCTTATCGCCACTACAGATGCAGTCCAGGAGAAAAACAATAAATTTCCCACGCTGGCGACACGAACGGGAGATCGCGCCCGAAACTCCCTGCTGGTGGCGGATTTCTCTGCTCGATGACCGATTATTCGGTAAATTAACCCCGCTCTGGTTGAATCTCAATCCAAAACAACCCTGGCATCTCGGTTCCGCCGATCTGGTTATCACCAGTGTCCTCGCCACCCCGCAATCGGTTCAACCCTGGGCGAACTCTTGTACTTATCAATACCTGTATGAAAACGCCTCGGAAACGAATCGGGAATTTGATTTCCTTTTCGCTACCCCCGTCACCTTCCGGCAGGGAAAATTCGATAGTGCCTTACCGACGCGGGAACTGGTGTTTAATAGCCTTCTCAGTCGTTGGAATCGCTATAGCGGTATCTCCTTCGATTCTATTGCCCTAGAGTCGATTTTTCCCAGTTTCTTCGATATTCAAACGAAATTAACCGATGAAGCCTATAAAAACCAGTCGATCGGTTGTGTGGGCGAGATTCACTATCGTCTTTTGGGAGAGGTGGAACCCGCAAAGATTAAAGCGATTAATGCACTGGCGGACTTTGCCCTCTATGCAGGAGTGGGACGGAAAACCACGATGGGAATGGGGATGACTCGCAGAATTTCTAAAGATAAAAGATAG
- a CDS encoding Uma2 family endonuclease yields the protein MTLISSKSLTLPEFLSLTPPDGDITYELVDGEAIPKMSPKFFHSRLTGALFLLLDRWNQGRGEVGIEWAIVLSKNDRDWCPVPDLLYISPERLGDITLTDEACPVPPELVIEIISPEQSFSSLSEKAVDYLKAGVSRVWIVDPQAKQITIFYPDAPPAIKKGDDEMSDILLPDLTLTPGQIFAKARLS from the coding sequence ATGACTCTTATCTCTTCTAAATCCCTCACTTTACCGGAATTTCTCTCACTAACCCCTCCCGATGGCGATATTACCTATGAATTAGTCGATGGAGAAGCGATCCCGAAAATGTCACCGAAATTCTTTCATTCTCGTTTAACCGGTGCTTTATTTCTCCTACTCGATCGCTGGAATCAAGGACGGGGAGAAGTGGGAATCGAATGGGCGATCGTCCTAAGCAAAAACGATCGGGATTGGTGTCCCGTTCCCGATCTCCTCTACATTTCCCCAGAAAGGTTAGGAGATATTACCCTCACCGATGAAGCTTGTCCCGTTCCCCCGGAATTAGTCATCGAAATTATTTCTCCGGAACAATCTTTCAGCAGCCTGAGCGAAAAAGCCGTGGACTACCTAAAAGCGGGAGTCAGTCGCGTCTGGATCGTCGATCCCCAGGCCAAGCAGATCACAATTTTCTATCCCGATGCACCCCCGGCGATTAAAAAAGGCGATGACGAGATGAGCGATATTCTCCTCCCCGATTTAACCCTAACCCCCGGACAAATTTTTGCCAAGGCCCGATTAAGTTAA
- the cas3 gene encoding CRISPR-associated helicase Cas3', giving the protein MSKSNPQPFFKFGRVFFPGEPTIAPDKILFQPLGNHVGNVRQLARKWQDGNFSLERVIEGINLHDKAKPQTFKIRVETNKQGEFTKYTYSFKGHRFKVDNPQNLWVQALARGHHDYSTKEIIKDTYQLKKDTEYQKIFSKDPLQYAKELYILEMCDQIEAELACRVIGDDEQAKSRTFMDFTITKGTSEDSNHRVFYLDPYPFKEPTITLNFRSWTYNLSDEDKNQLQQLHENRKDKELGSKLNTLVKEWWKKNEHTISEDRAITAIIKPDNSNTYSPSEKSENAIFWWYEELANFQPNPMQEEVFQTMVKNQHPAFILKAPTGAGKFEAIIIPFLAMLSTKEDRPRLIIPLPARSLLEDQKQRCDKYLKQFSLLHKGREVSLVIDTGTEMNRYVYLDGEVKSSNNSRRHLYKGDIILTTIDKFIYRYFGYGDKQKSFIFPYRIYHGNTLICFDEAHTYDDISFTNFCSLVKALYEAGCSLVLMTATLSQNHLERFDYLADNMIDYIDVQDNLEKLNNFYQQILKQDYSNLKQFEFYEEPTNLQQKLTSIALEEWNSNPSHRIIVSVETVKDAIAIYEKIKQTLNIKFSEKKEFLFLYHGRLSDIPKTSHYSRTNLYQRLKERDENDQAYILVTTSAIEVGCDLNSTRLITQLCNPESLIQRAGRCNRKGNVEDAKIIVIGNNIPEFVNTLSEAELENYKTILKGLHDQNFDPKAIMNCVSTKQTIDDYRVVELFSLLQDYVYNADLTCQSAHEKGLVITRSWTPSVTLVYDDGKQGDSLEKIVKESPQIQVSIDRLILKKNNEGNYTNQYANVSVYEWIYDKEETRYKLEPLKYWGCAYSKELVIKVCAVQEGAISDSFEPYSYDHELGFKDLPGVFIKWRSNGYQERLQYNPTKDRSVVINYTSALTQD; this is encoded by the coding sequence ATGTCTAAATCTAACCCTCAACCTTTTTTCAAATTCGGCCGCGTGTTTTTTCCAGGCGAACCTACAATTGCTCCTGATAAAATTCTTTTTCAACCCCTGGGTAATCATGTAGGTAATGTTAGACAATTAGCCAGAAAATGGCAAGATGGCAACTTTTCTCTAGAACGAGTTATTGAAGGAATCAATTTACACGACAAAGCTAAACCACAAACTTTCAAGATTCGCGTTGAAACTAATAAACAGGGAGAGTTTACAAAATATACTTATTCATTTAAAGGGCATCGATTTAAAGTAGATAACCCACAAAATCTTTGGGTGCAGGCTCTAGCGAGAGGACATCATGACTATTCAACTAAGGAAATTATCAAGGATACCTATCAATTAAAAAAAGATACTGAATATCAGAAGATTTTCTCTAAAGACCCCTTACAATACGCCAAAGAACTTTATATTTTGGAAATGTGCGATCAAATTGAAGCGGAATTAGCTTGTCGTGTCATTGGAGACGACGAACAGGCAAAATCTCGCACATTTATGGATTTTACAATAACTAAAGGTACATCCGAAGATAGCAACCACCGTGTTTTTTATCTCGATCCCTATCCTTTTAAAGAACCAACTATCACTTTAAATTTTCGTTCGTGGACATATAACTTGTCAGACGAGGATAAAAATCAACTCCAACAATTACACGAAAACCGAAAAGATAAAGAATTAGGAAGTAAATTGAATACTCTTGTTAAAGAGTGGTGGAAAAAAAACGAACATACAATCAGTGAAGATAGAGCAATTACTGCCATTATCAAACCTGATAATTCAAACACTTATTCCCCATCAGAAAAATCAGAAAATGCAATTTTTTGGTGGTATGAAGAATTAGCGAATTTTCAACCTAATCCAATGCAGGAGGAAGTGTTTCAAACGATGGTTAAAAACCAGCATCCAGCTTTTATACTTAAAGCTCCTACAGGAGCGGGAAAATTTGAAGCGATTATTATTCCCTTTTTAGCTATGCTATCTACAAAAGAAGATAGACCTCGCCTGATTATACCCCTACCTGCACGAAGTTTGTTAGAAGATCAAAAACAGAGATGCGATAAATATTTAAAACAATTTTCACTCCTACACAAAGGACGTGAAGTGTCTTTGGTGATAGATACAGGAACCGAAATGAATCGATATGTTTATCTAGATGGAGAAGTTAAATCTAGCAATAATTCTCGAAGACATTTATACAAAGGAGATATTATTTTAACAACGATTGATAAATTTATATATCGATACTTTGGCTATGGTGATAAGCAAAAATCATTCATCTTTCCCTATCGAATTTATCATGGTAATACACTGATTTGTTTTGATGAAGCTCATACCTATGATGATATTTCGTTTACTAACTTTTGCAGTTTGGTTAAAGCTTTGTATGAAGCAGGATGCTCGCTTGTTTTAATGACGGCAACTTTATCACAAAATCATCTGGAAAGATTCGATTATCTTGCGGATAACATGATCGATTACATTGATGTTCAGGACAATCTAGAGAAGCTAAATAATTTTTATCAGCAAATTTTGAAGCAAGACTATTCTAATTTAAAACAGTTTGAATTTTACGAAGAACCAACAAATTTACAACAAAAGTTGACCTCAATAGCACTTGAAGAATGGAACTCTAACCCAAGCCATCGTATCATCGTTTCTGTAGAAACTGTTAAAGATGCGATAGCAATTTATGAAAAAATAAAACAGACATTAAACATTAAATTTTCAGAAAAAAAAGAATTTTTGTTTCTCTATCATGGTCGTTTGTCAGATATTCCCAAAACTTCCCATTATTCTCGAACCAATCTTTATCAAAGATTAAAAGAGAGAGATGAAAATGACCAAGCTTATATTCTGGTTACTACCAGTGCGATCGAAGTTGGTTGTGATTTAAATAGTACCCGTTTGATTACTCAACTGTGTAACCCAGAAAGTTTAATTCAACGAGCGGGACGTTGCAATCGGAAAGGTAATGTTGAAGATGCAAAAATCATTGTTATTGGCAATAATATTCCTGAATTTGTTAATACTTTAAGCGAGGCAGAACTAGAGAATTATAAAACAATTCTTAAGGGTTTGCACGATCAAAACTTTGATCCGAAAGCGATCATGAATTGTGTTTCTACAAAACAGACAATTGATGATTATCGAGTTGTTGAGCTTTTTTCCCTGTTGCAAGACTATGTTTATAATGCCGATCTCACTTGTCAATCTGCTCATGAAAAAGGATTAGTAATCACCCGTAGCTGGACTCCATCCGTTACCTTGGTATATGATGACGGTAAGCAGGGTGATAGTTTAGAAAAAATTGTCAAAGAATCTCCTCAAATTCAAGTCTCTATTGATCGTTTAATCTTGAAAAAGAATAATGAAGGAAATTACACAAATCAATACGCTAATGTGTCTGTGTACGAATGGATTTACGACAAGGAAGAAACTCGATATAAGTTAGAACCTTTAAAATATTGGGGATGTGCATACAGTAAAGAACTGGTGATCAAAGTCTGTGCAGTTCAGGAGGGAGCCATATCTGATTCTTTTGAGCCTTATTCCTACGATCATGAATTAGGGTTTAAAGACTTGCCCGGAGTTTTTATTAAATGGAGATCAAATGGCTATCAAGAAAGACTTCAGTATAACCCCACAAAGGATAGATCAGTAGTTATTAACTACACTTCTGCTCTAACACAAGATTGA